The Paenibacillus macerans genome includes a window with the following:
- a CDS encoding sensor histidine kinase — MKAWIKGVAVFFVLLLAAFCVFLFNSSSDSGSDVIKIDRWQIAWTDRLDPQMSIEQLEALDGWIDVKAGEKIPLKPNAEMAQWIKIQLPELTDNSLVVLIDKIYGRHIVVDMDGVQVYETQRKFNYNLNSVLFPITAENSGQTVYIGVSSATNKIGVFDDIKIGHYQGLMKDFVRGNIADLIVGSTLMFIAVIMLVCSLFLKYVNMSMWFSLCAVILSSGLLVLTYSPFVNWLFDYTTAGSLLLMLFDISLFTMLPSVIFFFEKIFGPGYRGLIRHTRNFLVAYFIFCFLVMLVNEMSFNHFYMIYSVVTVQLVGYIMIAEFIILACTSTIYIMNRNKEAVVFFAGFITFALICVGDLLQYYYNGGYYKLSLWKWGVVCFLVSLVIILGRRIAANHEQVVEYSKQLEMFNNELQRSEKMEIISELAASVAHEVRNPLQVTRGFLQLLAEKQQNSDKVYLSMALEELDRASGIITDFLTFAKPEAGKVTVLNVLDEFIHIEGILIPLANLQGGKISVHIPKNLYVRGNSSKFKQAFINIIKNSIEALNGEGEILIWGYEEENSIVIHIKDNGEGMGNEVLARLGEPYFSNKTKGTGLGLMVTFRIIEVMNGEIHFTSERGAGTEVVIRFPSVNQEEQSNG, encoded by the coding sequence ATGAAGGCTTGGATCAAAGGCGTGGCTGTTTTTTTCGTGCTGCTTCTGGCGGCTTTTTGTGTCTTTCTATTTAATAGTTCAAGCGATTCGGGATCGGATGTTATCAAAATAGATCGCTGGCAAATTGCTTGGACGGACCGCTTAGATCCGCAGATGAGCATTGAGCAGCTTGAGGCGCTTGATGGTTGGATCGATGTGAAAGCGGGCGAGAAGATTCCGTTGAAGCCAAACGCGGAGATGGCTCAATGGATCAAGATCCAGCTTCCCGAATTAACCGACAATTCCCTGGTTGTTCTAATCGATAAAATATACGGTAGGCACATTGTAGTTGATATGGATGGAGTTCAAGTTTACGAAACCCAGCGAAAATTCAACTATAACCTAAATAGCGTCCTGTTCCCGATCACTGCTGAAAATTCCGGGCAAACAGTCTATATTGGAGTATCGTCAGCTACCAACAAAATTGGCGTTTTCGATGATATCAAAATCGGTCATTATCAGGGATTGATGAAGGACTTTGTTAGAGGCAACATTGCGGATTTGATTGTGGGCAGTACGCTTATGTTTATCGCCGTAATTATGCTCGTTTGTTCTCTTTTTTTGAAATATGTAAATATGTCGATGTGGTTTTCGCTTTGCGCGGTCATTTTATCTAGCGGGCTGCTCGTGCTTACGTATTCACCGTTTGTAAATTGGCTTTTCGACTATACGACAGCGGGCTCATTATTGTTGATGCTGTTTGACATATCGTTGTTTACCATGCTTCCCTCGGTGATCTTTTTCTTTGAAAAAATATTCGGTCCCGGGTACCGTGGCCTCATTCGACATACTCGGAATTTTTTAGTCGCTTACTTTATTTTTTGTTTCCTTGTTATGCTTGTCAATGAGATGTCGTTTAATCATTTTTACATGATCTACTCCGTGGTTACCGTTCAATTAGTGGGATACATCATGATTGCAGAGTTTATTATTTTGGCCTGCACCTCAACGATCTATATCATGAATCGGAACAAAGAGGCGGTTGTTTTTTTCGCCGGATTTATTACTTTTGCGTTGATCTGCGTTGGGGACCTGTTACAGTATTATTATAACGGCGGGTATTATAAACTTTCTTTATGGAAATGGGGAGTCGTCTGCTTCCTCGTCTCACTGGTTATTATTTTGGGCAGAAGAATTGCCGCCAATCATGAGCAAGTGGTTGAGTACTCCAAGCAGTTGGAGATGTTTAACAATGAGCTGCAGCGTTCGGAGAAAATGGAGATCATTAGCGAACTGGCCGCTTCCGTAGCCCATGAGGTTCGCAACCCGCTGCAAGTTACTCGCGGATTTCTGCAGCTGCTGGCCGAGAAACAGCAAAACTCAGATAAAGTTTATTTAAGCATGGCCTTGGAAGAATTGGATCGTGCGTCGGGGATTATTACGGACTTTCTGACTTTTGCCAAGCCTGAAGCCGGAAAGGTAACGGTCCTCAATGTGCTTGATGAATTTATCCATATCGAAGGAATATTAATTCCGCTCGCCAACCTTCAAGGCGGCAAAATCTCCGTTCATATTCCCAAAAATCTCTACGTTCGGGGAAACTCCTCAAAATTTAAGCAGGCGTTCATCAATATTATTAAAAATAGTATCGAAGCGCTTAATGGGGAGGGCGAGATTCTGATTTGGGGTTATGAGGAAGAGAACAGCATCGTGATTCATATTAAGGACAACGGGGAAGGGATGGGCAATGAGGTGTTGGCTCGGCTAGGAGAGCCTTATTTCTCCAACAAAACCAAAGGGACCGGATTGGGGCTGATGGTTACGTTCCGGATTATCGAGGTGATGAACGGCGAAATACACTTTACAAGTGAGAGAGGGGCAGGGACGGAAGTCGTTATCCGGTTTCCCTCCGTAAATCAAGAGGAACAATCTAACGGATAA
- a CDS encoding MraY family glycosyltransferase encodes MLYVLSFLLSFLIVYFLIPPLGKLAFRLDFVDKPRADNERKIHRQPIPLTASYAIFTGFFVSYLLFTRDFSWETGALFGGGLLLLAIGTVDDWYKTKGRDFPALPKLIVQVSAAVLVYFAGIQFNGFVNPLSGQYVFLPEWLQFILTILWIFGVTTVVNFSDGLDGLAGGLSAISAVTLFVVAVTKGQTNSAMLSITLIGVTLAYLRYNKPPAKVFMGDAGATFLGFMLAVIALDGAFKQATVLSLFIPVLALGVPIFDNLFVVIKRMMEGKSPYQADASQVHYRLLRAGFSQKQAVVVLYLVSTCLGLSSIILLLLQT; translated from the coding sequence ATTTTATACGTACTTTCCTTTTTGCTATCGTTTTTGATCGTTTATTTTCTCATTCCGCCGCTGGGCAAGCTGGCCTTTCGTCTCGACTTTGTGGACAAGCCCCGCGCCGACAACGAGCGGAAAATCCACCGGCAGCCGATCCCGCTGACGGCGAGCTACGCCATTTTTACCGGTTTTTTTGTTTCGTATCTGCTGTTCACGCGGGATTTCTCCTGGGAAACCGGGGCGTTATTTGGCGGAGGCTTGCTGCTGCTGGCGATCGGCACCGTCGACGATTGGTACAAAACGAAAGGCCGCGATTTTCCGGCGCTGCCCAAGCTAATCGTGCAGGTATCGGCAGCCGTGCTGGTCTATTTTGCCGGCATTCAATTCAACGGGTTCGTGAATCCGCTAAGCGGCCAGTATGTATTTCTTCCGGAATGGCTGCAATTTATACTGACGATTTTGTGGATTTTCGGCGTAACGACGGTGGTCAATTTCTCGGACGGGCTTGATGGGCTGGCCGGGGGATTGTCGGCGATATCGGCCGTAACGTTGTTTGTGGTGGCAGTGACGAAAGGACAAACGAACTCCGCCATGCTGTCGATCACGTTGATCGGGGTAACGCTCGCTTATTTGCGCTATAACAAACCTCCGGCCAAAGTGTTTATGGGCGACGCCGGAGCGACTTTCCTCGGCTTTATGCTGGCCGTGATCGCGCTGGACGGCGCATTTAAGCAAGCGACGGTGCTGTCCCTGTTTATCCCGGTTCTGGCGCTCGGCGTGCCGATCTTCGACAATCTGTTCGTCGTCATTAAGCGGATGATGGAAGGCAAATCACCGTATCAGGCCGATGCCAGCCAGGTCCATTATCGGCTGCTTCGCGCCGGCTTCAGTCAGAAACAGGCGGTCGTGGTGCTTTATTTGGTCAGCACCTGCCTAGGGCTGTCCTCGATTATATTGTTGCTGCTGCAAACATAA
- a CDS encoding SPL family radical SAM protein, with protein sequence MSETRYEHIQTKTTLNRVKEEAMPFEWSINPYRGCGHGCSFCYARAFQTFLGRSAEDEFQFHISVKENAAEALERQLTALTRKFAYDIEAVSRHVGQVAIGTATDPYQPVEAKEQITRECLKVLAKYRIHTSVTTRSPLVMRDIDILRKMRGVSVNISVNTLDAELIRKLEPASPHPGKRLSTVKYLAEHGIPVGIFAAPVLPFLTDSEEGLDNLLRSAKEHGAGFAMISLLRLSPDVKAWYFRTLQQHDPKLVSRYRALYAGAYAEPWYTDRFKRMARALLAKHGLDGSETRGAQASSGIGTEVPALRPGAVPQPACTVSEREITPEVEQLSFPF encoded by the coding sequence ATGTCCGAAACCCGGTATGAACATATTCAGACGAAGACGACGTTAAACCGCGTCAAGGAGGAGGCGATGCCCTTCGAATGGTCGATTAATCCGTACCGCGGCTGCGGCCATGGATGCAGCTTCTGTTATGCCAGAGCGTTCCAGACGTTTCTTGGGAGAAGCGCGGAGGACGAATTCCAATTTCATATTTCGGTCAAGGAAAATGCGGCGGAGGCGCTGGAGCGGCAGCTAACGGCTTTGACCCGTAAGTTCGCCTACGATATTGAGGCCGTTAGCCGGCATGTCGGGCAGGTGGCGATCGGCACGGCGACCGACCCGTATCAGCCTGTCGAAGCCAAGGAACAGATCACCCGGGAGTGCCTGAAAGTATTGGCCAAATACCGGATTCATACCAGCGTGACGACGCGTTCTCCGCTGGTGATGCGGGACATCGATATTTTGCGCAAAATGCGCGGCGTTTCGGTGAACATCAGCGTCAATACGCTGGACGCCGAGCTGATCCGCAAGCTGGAGCCGGCTTCGCCTCATCCCGGCAAACGTCTCTCCACCGTGAAATATTTGGCGGAGCACGGTATTCCTGTCGGCATATTCGCCGCACCGGTCCTTCCGTTTCTGACCGATTCGGAGGAAGGTTTGGACAACCTGCTCCGGTCGGCCAAGGAGCATGGCGCCGGGTTTGCCATGATCTCATTGCTTAGGCTTTCGCCGGACGTGAAAGCCTGGTACTTCCGGACGCTGCAGCAGCATGATCCCAAGCTGGTATCCCGCTACCGTGCGCTTTATGCCGGGGCCTACGCGGAGCCGTGGTATACGGACCGTTTTAAGCGGATGGCGCGCGCCCTTTTGGCCAAACACGGACTAGACGGTTCGGAAACGCGCGGGGCCCAGGCTTCATCCGGCATCGGCACGGAGGTCCCGGCCTTGCGGCCGGGGGCCGTCCCGCAGCCGGCCTGCACCGTATCCGAGCGGGAAATTACCCCGGAGGTCGAGCAGCTTTCTTTTCCGTTTTAA
- a CDS encoding ABC transporter substrate-binding protein has translation MFKEKYAWGILIIFALLLGGCAGSPQAAPNKPKSLKVMYYSEEYFNQQYGDVFRAKYPDIEIEVLDNSHIDYASEDDVDKAEIEFIKREQPDVLLLEAEQYERYIEEGLLMELDTFIHKDNYDLQSIYPAIIELLQEKGNGKIYGLSPRFYETAVFYNKTLFEKYGITPPQDKMTWAELIELAKRFPQYDSNGGKLYGFGLKDGLSFDILADRIALTQGLRVVNSKDMKVTINSDAWREVLQLALDACASKNVYIPPDERTGSTYRDYLMNDPFINGSMAMTVDNLLLLQDLENAQGRNRDYAAFSLGAAAGPVDSHARDLSNDIQLKEIWSIRNGSPNAETAWEFIKYVNSDDYARVKGKTMDGFILSRRGHYEDLGIDLNAFYSLRPNIANHSMEDNIPDKFYPSFEELMQRELQKVAENQVSLDEAIKQIRQRGNLYWMIF, from the coding sequence TTGTTTAAGGAGAAATACGCATGGGGGATATTGATCATCTTTGCACTGCTTCTCGGAGGGTGCGCAGGCAGTCCGCAAGCGGCTCCAAATAAACCGAAATCGTTGAAAGTGATGTACTATAGCGAGGAATATTTCAATCAACAATATGGCGATGTGTTTAGAGCGAAATACCCCGATATAGAAATTGAAGTTTTGGACAACAGCCATATAGACTACGCTTCCGAAGACGATGTGGACAAAGCGGAAATCGAATTTATAAAGCGGGAGCAGCCGGATGTTCTGTTGTTGGAGGCGGAGCAATATGAGCGGTATATCGAAGAAGGACTGCTCATGGAATTGGACACGTTTATCCATAAAGACAATTATGATTTGCAAAGTATCTATCCCGCGATTATCGAATTGCTGCAAGAGAAAGGGAATGGAAAAATTTACGGGCTAAGCCCCCGGTTTTACGAAACGGCGGTTTTTTACAATAAAACCTTGTTTGAAAAATACGGAATAACACCCCCTCAGGATAAAATGACTTGGGCGGAACTGATTGAGCTGGCCAAGCGGTTTCCGCAGTACGATAGCAATGGGGGAAAATTATACGGATTTGGCTTAAAGGACGGCCTGTCCTTCGACATTTTGGCTGATCGTATCGCTTTAACACAAGGACTGCGCGTTGTTAACTCTAAAGATATGAAAGTCACGATAAATTCGGATGCTTGGCGGGAAGTTTTGCAGCTTGCGCTGGATGCTTGCGCCTCTAAAAACGTTTATATTCCGCCGGATGAGCGGACAGGCAGTACATATCGCGATTATTTAATGAACGATCCGTTTATAAACGGTTCTATGGCGATGACGGTGGATAATTTGCTTTTGCTCCAGGATCTTGAAAATGCGCAGGGCAGGAATCGGGACTATGCCGCATTTTCATTGGGAGCGGCGGCCGGGCCGGTCGATTCGCACGCACGCGATCTATCCAATGATATACAGCTTAAAGAGATATGGTCCATTAGAAACGGATCGCCTAATGCGGAAACGGCATGGGAGTTTATCAAATACGTGAATAGCGACGATTACGCGAGAGTGAAGGGGAAGACCATGGATGGTTTTATTTTGTCCAGAAGGGGGCATTATGAAGACCTCGGAATTGACCTTAACGCTTTTTATTCACTAAGACCCAATATTGCAAACCATAGTATGGAAGACAATATTCCGGACAAATTTTATCCATCGTTCGAAGAACTGATGCAAAGAGAACTGCAAAAGGTTGCGGAAAACCAAGTTTCCTTGGACGAAGCTATCAAGCAAATTCGACAGCGGGGCAATTTATATTGGATGATCTTTTGA
- a CDS encoding twin-arginine translocase TatA/TatE family subunit, producing MLENLLRPSHLLLLVIAALLLFGPSKLPELGRSFGTMLKEFKRGARGDIVEEEKPQEIQTATETNKPS from the coding sequence GTGCTTGAGAATTTGTTGCGTCCTTCTCATTTGCTGCTTTTGGTCATAGCTGCGCTGCTGTTGTTCGGTCCCAGCAAACTACCGGAACTTGGGCGCAGCTTTGGCACGATGTTGAAGGAGTTCAAGAGAGGAGCGCGGGGGGACATCGTTGAGGAGGAGAAACCTCAGGAAATCCAAACCGCGACGGAAACGAATAAACCATCTTAG
- the ytaF gene encoding sporulation membrane protein YtaF: MDSYGLWAVIAIGLASNLDNAGVGIAYGVRKIHIPWYSNLAISFISFLATLVSGLFGSWLSLWFHPWIGQMLGTLVIVGVGVWVLLQPFIEKKPLPPANGANSLTRLLRNPEEADTDSSKSISLGESIVLGIALAMNALAGGFNAGITSLNIWYTSLSVGIFSFLLLALCSGFGEKYAAEKLGDYATVISGLLLIFIGIHQML, encoded by the coding sequence ATGGATTCTTACGGTCTGTGGGCTGTCATCGCCATTGGACTCGCGTCCAACCTGGATAATGCGGGTGTCGGTATTGCTTATGGGGTGCGGAAAATCCACATTCCCTGGTATTCCAATTTGGCCATCTCCTTCATTTCTTTTCTGGCCACACTAGTATCGGGGCTGTTCGGCAGTTGGCTCTCCCTGTGGTTTCACCCCTGGATCGGGCAAATGCTGGGAACGCTCGTCATCGTGGGGGTCGGAGTATGGGTACTGCTGCAGCCGTTCATCGAGAAAAAACCGTTGCCCCCGGCAAACGGAGCAAATTCGCTTACCCGGCTGCTGCGCAATCCCGAGGAAGCCGATACAGACAGTTCCAAATCGATCAGCCTGGGGGAGTCGATCGTGCTGGGGATCGCTTTAGCCATGAACGCGTTGGCGGGCGGATTTAACGCCGGAATCACGAGCCTGAATATTTGGTATACCTCGCTGTCGGTCGGCATTTTCAGCTTCCTATTGCTGGCGTTATGCTCCGGATTCGGTGAGAAATACGCCGCGGAGAAACTCGGCGACTACGCTACCGTTATCTCCGGCCTGCTGCTGATTTTTATCGGAATTCATCAAATGCTATAA
- a CDS encoding M56 family metallopeptidase gives MRGFLGTLIECSISMTVLIFGFMAVTPWLSKRYAAKWIYYAWAIIVAGLIFPLRFHAGAALIPVNIIPPAEVRQAMQEYGDTAGTQALIPAGKESLGLTAASSWEQAAGGLWLAGVVIFAAYYGLKHYRFLKLVKRWRQPADPQMYEILLNIKSDLGITKQVGLYIAPCVTSPMLTGFVNPALLLPAQHFSADELPYILKHELIHFKRKDLWYKSLVFVAAAMHWFNPAVYLMAKSIAKQCEISCDAEVVKGADDAARQQYSETILRVIRNQSKLQTMFSTNFHGGLKEMKQRIFGIMDIAKKKNGIVVLGLILLGTIGSGIAFPANQEAAAGSYAEEAVASAREQAGTANWMDSEETAQSYAEYEKYGLTFDKKIHRFYYHGKLVRSFADELDGNGTYRFFTFPDGAFDLEAVRNADGRIEKLVEISDKN, from the coding sequence ATGCGGGGATTTCTAGGTACCTTGATCGAGTGTTCCATTTCCATGACCGTCCTTATATTCGGCTTTATGGCCGTCACTCCATGGCTGTCGAAAAGATATGCCGCAAAATGGATTTACTATGCTTGGGCGATCATTGTGGCCGGACTTATTTTTCCGCTCAGGTTCCACGCCGGCGCGGCTTTAATCCCGGTGAATATTATTCCCCCCGCCGAGGTTCGTCAAGCCATGCAGGAATATGGAGATACGGCGGGCACCCAAGCTTTAATCCCGGCCGGAAAAGAGAGCTTGGGATTGACGGCGGCAAGTTCCTGGGAACAAGCGGCGGGAGGCTTATGGCTGGCTGGGGTTGTTATATTTGCCGCTTATTATGGCCTGAAGCATTATCGTTTTCTCAAGCTGGTCAAACGGTGGAGACAACCCGCAGATCCGCAAATGTATGAAATATTGTTGAATATTAAAAGCGATCTCGGCATAACCAAACAGGTCGGATTGTATATCGCCCCCTGCGTGACCAGCCCGATGCTCACCGGTTTCGTAAACCCGGCTTTATTACTGCCCGCACAGCATTTCTCCGCCGATGAATTGCCGTATATCCTCAAGCATGAGCTTATTCATTTTAAACGAAAAGATCTTTGGTATAAAAGCCTGGTATTTGTCGCGGCGGCGATGCACTGGTTTAACCCCGCGGTGTATCTGATGGCCAAGTCGATTGCCAAGCAATGCGAGATTTCCTGCGATGCGGAAGTGGTGAAAGGGGCGGATGATGCCGCAAGGCAGCAATACAGCGAGACGATCCTTCGGGTAATCAGGAATCAATCCAAGCTGCAAACGATGTTTTCCACCAATTTTCACGGAGGTTTAAAAGAGATGAAGCAGCGAATTTTCGGCATAATGGATATAGCCAAGAAAAAGAACGGAATCGTTGTCCTTGGTCTTATCCTCTTAGGAACAATAGGCTCGGGGATAGCCTTTCCGGCGAATCAAGAGGCGGCCGCCGGGTCATATGCTGAAGAAGCTGTCGCATCGGCCCGGGAGCAAGCGGGCACGGCGAACTGGATGGACAGCGAAGAGACCGCGCAGAGTTATGCCGAATATGAAAAGTATGGTTTAACCTTTGATAAAAAAATACACCGTTTTTATTACCACGGCAAATTAGTCCGTTCTTTTGCGGATGAACTGGACGGGAACGGGACTTACCGTTTTTTCACCTTTCCCGACGGCGCGTTCGATTTAGAGGCTGTGCGGAATGCCGATGGCCGCATCGAAAAATTGGTTGAAATCTCGGATAAAAATTGA
- a CDS encoding GGDEF domain-containing protein: MMLHSLLSNFALLTAFIYFGYMIQCRFLSKKQSTPWTRAFLGLMLGLFGVVLMYYTFPIGAQTVADFRQLPVLIAVYAGGGISGGISALIIAVYRLFFLHGFSFHSMAGAVNVLITLVIALFFLRARKLSLKRWLPALMLSAANTMVLFLLVLNISSWAAIVMYTLLFIVAGMFTYLMLQHLREADESVKMMREAATRDFLTRLYNSRAFEAMMAQKIASSNRNGAPFTLLFVDIDFFKQVNDSYGHSAGDAVLLQFADVLRDTFRPGDHIFRKGGEEFVILVDQCDAEQIEKIGERLRQNVEAHPFFLPGGGELRLTISAGSATYPNVRQEELIDKADQALYEAKQAGRNRLCRAIY; the protein is encoded by the coding sequence ATGATGCTGCACAGTTTACTATCCAATTTTGCCTTGCTTACGGCTTTTATTTATTTCGGCTATATGATTCAATGCAGGTTTTTGTCCAAAAAACAAAGCACGCCGTGGACCCGGGCGTTCCTTGGATTGATGCTGGGGTTGTTCGGCGTCGTTCTGATGTATTATACCTTTCCCATCGGCGCGCAAACGGTTGCCGATTTCCGGCAGCTGCCCGTTCTGATCGCCGTTTACGCGGGTGGAGGGATCAGCGGGGGCATTTCCGCCCTGATTATTGCAGTCTACCGCCTGTTCTTTTTGCACGGGTTTAGCTTCCATTCCATGGCCGGCGCCGTGAACGTGCTGATCACGCTGGTGATTGCCCTGTTTTTTCTGCGCGCGCGAAAGCTTTCGCTGAAGAGGTGGCTGCCGGCCTTGATGTTATCCGCCGCCAATACGATGGTTCTCTTTTTGCTGGTGTTAAACATAAGTTCATGGGCTGCTATAGTTATGTATACCCTTTTATTTATTGTCGCGGGGATGTTTACGTATTTAATGCTCCAGCATTTGCGCGAAGCGGACGAGTCCGTGAAAATGATGAGGGAGGCCGCTACCCGCGATTTTTTGACCCGTCTGTACAACTCGCGGGCGTTTGAGGCCATGATGGCGCAAAAAATCGCCTCCTCCAACCGAAACGGCGCCCCCTTTACGCTGCTGTTTGTCGACATCGATTTTTTCAAACAGGTCAACGACAGCTACGGCCATTCGGCGGGAGACGCCGTTTTATTGCAATTTGCCGATGTGCTGCGGGACACGTTCCGGCCGGGCGATCATATTTTTCGCAAGGGCGGCGAAGAGTTCGTCATCCTGGTCGACCAGTGCGACGCGGAGCAGATCGAGAAGATCGGCGAACGGCTGCGTCAAAACGTGGAGGCGCATCCGTTCTTCCTGCCGGGAGGCGGGGAGCTTAGGCTAACGATCTCCGCCGGCAGCGCAACGTATCCCAACGTTCGTCAGGAAGAGCTGATCGACAAGGCGGACCAGGCGCTGTACGAGGCGAAACAAGCGGGCCGCAACCGGCTGTGCCGGGCGATTTATTAA
- a CDS encoding DivIVA domain-containing protein, with the protein MQDDYSRKLEDQKGLFKQLGIKLDALSIHEKEFDVKMRGYDKEDVDRFLDEIIVDYERFYDIITDLLDKYKEIQRRQAYWEEEKKAFAARKPQLELENAVDRRLVEDGIRQLERSLEQLKLQVRKDK; encoded by the coding sequence ATGCAAGACGATTACTCGCGTAAACTTGAAGACCAGAAAGGTCTGTTCAAACAGCTTGGCATCAAGCTGGATGCGCTCTCCATTCATGAAAAGGAATTTGACGTCAAAATGCGCGGCTACGACAAGGAGGATGTGGATCGTTTCCTTGACGAAATCATCGTCGACTATGAGCGCTTTTACGATATCATCACCGATTTACTGGACAAATATAAGGAAATCCAGCGCCGCCAGGCTTATTGGGAAGAAGAGAAAAAGGCGTTCGCCGCCCGCAAGCCGCAGCTTGAGCTGGAGAACGCCGTAGACCGCCGCCTCGTCGAAGACGGGATCCGCCAGTTGGAGCGCAGCCTGGAGCAGCTAAAACTGCAGGTTCGCAAGGACAAATAA
- a CDS encoding BlaI/MecI/CopY family transcriptional regulator encodes MSRFKKLPDTEFEIMKVAWANEPPITTAMVMEQLGNKREWKAPTVISLMMRLVEKGFLRTEKKGKERTYFPLVTKEDYLKFETGKFMQLYHENSFLSFVNALYDGKRLSDRDIEELVNWVRERGK; translated from the coding sequence ATGAGCCGCTTCAAAAAACTGCCTGACACCGAGTTTGAAATCATGAAGGTCGCTTGGGCCAATGAACCCCCGATTACGACAGCCATGGTCATGGAACAGCTGGGCAACAAACGTGAGTGGAAAGCGCCCACCGTCATTTCCCTCATGATGCGCCTGGTTGAAAAAGGTTTTCTGCGAACGGAGAAAAAAGGCAAGGAACGCACCTATTTCCCGCTTGTAACCAAGGAGGATTATCTCAAGTTTGAAACAGGAAAATTTATGCAACTTTATCACGAAAACTCTTTCCTTAGCTTTGTAAATGCGCTGTATGACGGAAAACGGCTCAGCGACCGCGATATCGAAGAATTGGTAAATTGGGTGAGAGAAAGGGGGAAGTAA
- a CDS encoding Dps family protein, producing MANQTMTQVDQQLQKQLNLQIANWTLMYTKLHNFHWFVKGSNFFTLHEKFESLYDEAAGYIDDIAERLLAIGGTPVATLRESLAIASLQEASGKETADEMVAAIVADFETLSSDLKDAMETAARVEDEATGDLLLGVLSALDKHRWMLNAYLGK from the coding sequence ATGGCAAATCAAACGATGACTCAAGTTGATCAACAGCTGCAGAAACAATTGAACCTGCAAATCGCAAACTGGACTCTGATGTACACAAAGCTGCACAACTTCCACTGGTTTGTAAAAGGCTCGAATTTCTTTACATTGCATGAAAAATTCGAATCCTTGTACGACGAAGCTGCCGGGTACATCGACGATATCGCGGAACGCCTGCTGGCCATCGGCGGAACTCCGGTAGCTACGCTGCGCGAATCGCTGGCGATCGCCAGCCTGCAGGAAGCGAGCGGCAAAGAGACGGCCGATGAAATGGTAGCCGCCATTGTCGCCGATTTCGAGACGCTGTCGAGCGACCTGAAAGACGCCATGGAAACGGCCGCCCGCGTTGAAGATGAAGCGACCGGCGATTTGCTTCTCGGCGTTCTTTCCGCCCTGGACAAACATCGTTGGATGCTGAACGCTTACCTGGGTAAATAA
- a CDS encoding NHLP leader peptide family RiPP precursor, whose protein sequence is MTTGALLQSQVIEKAWQDPSFKAKLLADPKAAIQEALGVILPDHIKIKTVEESSDEFYVVLPPNPANVVKSEIKPLGSWG, encoded by the coding sequence ATGACAACAGGAGCTCTCCTTCAATCGCAAGTTATTGAGAAAGCATGGCAGGACCCCAGCTTTAAGGCGAAGCTGCTCGCCGACCCGAAAGCCGCTATTCAGGAGGCACTCGGCGTAATTCTCCCGGATCATATCAAAATTAAAACCGTCGAAGAAAGCTCTGACGAATTTTACGTGGTGCTGCCGCCCAATCCGGCGAATGTGGTGAAAAGCGAGATCAAACCGCTCGGAAGTTGGGGATAG